In a single window of the Suttonella indologenes genome:
- the infA gene encoding translation initiation factor IF-1 has protein sequence MSKEENIEMTGTVIETLPNTMFRVELENGHQINAHISGRMRKHYIRILTGDKVKVEMTPYDLSKGRIIFREK, from the coding sequence ATGTCTAAAGAAGAAAATATTGAAATGACAGGTACCGTCATTGAAACCCTACCCAACACCATGTTTCGCGTTGAATTGGAAAACGGACACCAAATCAATGCCCACATCTCCGGCCGCATGCGCAAACACTATATCCGCATCCTCACCGGCGATAAGGTCAAAGTCGAAATGACGCCTTACGACCTCAGCAAAGGACGCATTATTTTCCGTGAAAAATAA